The genomic DNA AGGCCTTGGACTGCCCGTAAGGATTTATGGGAGCCAGGGGGGCCGTCTCGTCCACGGGGACCTCATCGGGAATGCCGTAGACGGCGGCCGTGGAGGAGAACAGGAATTTCCTCACGCCCGCCTCGCGCATGGCCTCAAGGAGGCCCACCGTGTTACAGGTATTGTTCCGGTAGTACACGAGGGGCTTCTCCACCGACTCTCCCACCTGGATGAAGGCGGCAAAGTGCATGACCGCATCGGGCCGGAAGTCCGCGAGCGCCTTCCTGAGGGCGCCCCGGTCCGCGAGGTCGGCTACCAGGAGGTCGCCGGAAAGGACCGACTCGCGGTGGCCGGTGGAGAGGTTGTCGTAGACCAGGACCTCGTGACCCGCCTCCCCCAGGTCCTTGACCACGTGGCTTCCGATGTAACCCGCCCCACCGGTGACGAGGATTCTCATGAGAGCCCTCGCCTACTCAGGCAATTTTCTACGTAGTCACGAAACTCCATCCGAAACCTTTCCGCTGAGAACTTCTCGGCGTGTCTTCGAATCTCCTCCGGGTCCATATCCTTACGTGCGTGCTCGAAGTATTCGACAGCACGTGACAGGCTTTCCGAAGACTGCTCCTCGAAGAAAACACCCGTCCTGCCCGGAATGACCGTTTCACTGGCTCCCCCCTTCCCGTATGCTATCACGGGAGTGCCGCACGCCTGGGCTTCGACGGCCACTATCCCGAAATCCTCTTCAGCGGCAAAAACAAAGGCCCTAGCCCGCTGCATGTAATCACGCATCTCTTCCAAGGGCCTATAGCCAAGTATCTGGACATTTCTTGCTCCAGCGGCCTTCTCCCGCACCTTGGCAGACTCCGGCCCCTCGCCAATGACAAGAAGTCGTTTATCGGGCATGTTCGCAAATGCCTCCACTATCACATCCATTCTCTTATAGGGC from Nitrospirota bacterium includes the following:
- a CDS encoding glycosyltransferase — translated: LARMTLNRIRNWDRRTADRVSHFIANSRYIAERINRAYGRTAHVVYPPVDTNLFTLHREKEDFYLAVSRMVPYKRMDVIVEAFANMPDKRLLVIGEGPESAKVREKAAGARNVQILGYRPLEEMRDYMQRARAFVFAAEEDFGIVAVEAQACGTPVIAYGKGGASETVIPGRTGVFFEEQSSESLSRAVEYFEHARKDMDPEEIRRHAEKFSAERFRMEFRDYVENCLSRRGLS